In one window of Miscanthus floridulus cultivar M001 chromosome 12, ASM1932011v1, whole genome shotgun sequence DNA:
- the LOC136498032 gene encoding protein NRT1/ PTR FAMILY 4.3-like isoform X1, protein MASGGFVDWRGNLVDRQVHGGVKAAWFLYFLTFVINMVNVPILLNLVTYLRGTMHMGVSDSATTVTNFVGATSGFALIGAFLSDSYITRSRTILLFGPLEFLGYGLLALQAYVPSLHPPTCNIEAKSSNCKEAHGWNATLFYTALYISAFGEGCIRACLPSLGADQFDHEDPSESHQQSSFFNWFTFGISFGGFVGLIFIVWLENYKGWDIGLGLSAILILLGLLVFAAGLPFYRNQVPEGSPLTRILQVLVVALRNKRFGLPEELEEAHESSAERGSTKALSQTNSLKFLDKACINHGKEGAWSLCSVTKVEETKTVLRMLPLFVSSMIGYVSNPIIFTFTVQQGGMTNTRLGKIHVSPATLFIIPITFQMVMLAIYDRFIVPFLRRRTGYASGITHLQRIGIGFASMILASVIAAVVERKRKEAAVQMSLFWLAPQFFLLGVSDVTSFPGLLEFFNSEAPRGMKSIATALFWCEIGLASLLATFLVQAVNSITRHGQHGGWLEGSSLDSSHLDLFYWVVAVVGLLGFLNYLYWAKKYVYRQDTRIVDEPSVDQDSH, encoded by the exons ATGGCGAGTGGAGGGTTTGTGGACTGGAGAGGAAACCTCGTCGACAGACAGGTGCATGGAGGGGTTAAAGCAGCATGGTTTCTGTACT TCCTGACATTTGTAATAAACATGGTGAATGTCCCAATTTTGCTGAATTTGGTCACCTACCTCCGAGGAACAATGCATATGGGAGTGTCGGACTCTGCAACTACAGTCACTAATTTTGTTGGTGCTACATCCGGATTTGCTTTGATAGGAGCTTTCCTCTCGGACTCTTACATCACTCGTTCTAGAACTATACTTCTCTTTGGTCCATTGGAGTTTCTG GGCTACGGATTGCTTGCATTGCAAGCCTACGTTCCATCACTCCATCCACCAACTTGCAACATTGAAGCCAAATCAAGTAATTGCAAAGAGGCCCATGGTTGGAACGCTACACTGTTTTACACAGCCCTGTATATCAGTGCATTTGGTGAAGGTTGCATCCGTGCTTGCTTGCCATCTCTTGGAGCAGACCAGTTTGACCATGAAGATCCCTCCGAGTCCCACCAACAGTCCAGCTTCTTTAACTGGTTCACCTTTGGGATCTCCTTTGGAGGTTTTGTGGGGCTAATTTTCATTGTGTGGCTTGAGAACTACAAGGGGTGGGACATTGGACTTGGCCTGTCTGCTATCCTAATTCTGCTTGGGTTGCTTGTGTTTGCGGCTGGCCTCCCTTTTTACCGCAACCAAGTACCTGAAGGAAGCCCTCTAACTCGAATCCTGCAG GTTCTTGTGGTTGCATTGAGAAATAAGAGGTTTGGACTGCCTGAGGAGCTGGAAGAAGCACACGAAAGCAGTGCTGAGCGAGGCTCTACTAAAGCACTCTCCCAAACAAATAGCCTCAA ATTCCTCGATAAAGCTTGCATTAACCATGGCAAAGAAGGAGCCTGGTCACTTTGCAGTGTGACGAAGGTGGAGGAGACGAAGACTGTGCTCCGTATGCTTCCTCTGTTTGTCAGCTCCATGATCGGATATGTATCAAACCCTATCATCTTCACATTCACCGTGCAGCAAGGTGGCATGACAAACACAAGGCTGGGCAAGATCCATGTTTCCCCCGCGACACTCTTCATCATCCCCATCACCTTCCAAATGGTAATGCTTGCCATCTATGACCGGTTCATTGTGCCGTTCTTGCGCAGGCGCACAGGCTATGCCAGTGGCATCACTCATTTGCAGCGCATCGGCATAGGTTTTGCCTCCATGATACTTGCATCAGTCATCGCAGcagtagttgagagaaagagaaaaGAAGCTGCAGTGCAGATGTCCCTGTTCTGGCTTGCGCCTCAGTTCTTCCTGCTGGGCGTGTCGGACGTGACTTCTTTTCCTGGGCTCCTTGAGTTCTTTAACAGTGAGGCACCACGGGGCATGAAGTCCATTGCCACAGCCTTGTTCTGGTGTGAGATAGGGCTTGCTTCATTGCTGGCCACCTTCCTGGTGCAAGCAGTGAACAGCATCACGAGGCATGGGCAACACGGGGGGTGGCTCGAGGGTTCAAGCTTGGACAGCAGCCATCTTGACCTGTTCTACTGGGTTGTGGCTGTTGTCGGTTTGCTTGGTTTCCTTAACTACTTGTACTGGGCAAAGAAGTACGTCTACCGCCAGGATACACGCATCGTTGATGAGCCATCAGTCGATCAAGATTCACATTGA
- the LOC136498032 gene encoding protein NRT1/ PTR FAMILY 4.3-like isoform X2 translates to MEGLKQHGFCTGYGLLALQAYVPSLHPPTCNIEAKSSNCKEAHGWNATLFYTALYISAFGEGCIRACLPSLGADQFDHEDPSESHQQSSFFNWFTFGISFGGFVGLIFIVWLENYKGWDIGLGLSAILILLGLLVFAAGLPFYRNQVPEGSPLTRILQVLVVALRNKRFGLPEELEEAHESSAERGSTKALSQTNSLKFLDKACINHGKEGAWSLCSVTKVEETKTVLRMLPLFVSSMIGYVSNPIIFTFTVQQGGMTNTRLGKIHVSPATLFIIPITFQMVMLAIYDRFIVPFLRRRTGYASGITHLQRIGIGFASMILASVIAAVVERKRKEAAVQMSLFWLAPQFFLLGVSDVTSFPGLLEFFNSEAPRGMKSIATALFWCEIGLASLLATFLVQAVNSITRHGQHGGWLEGSSLDSSHLDLFYWVVAVVGLLGFLNYLYWAKKYVYRQDTRIVDEPSVDQDSH, encoded by the exons ATGGAGGGGTTAAAGCAGCATGGTTTCTGTACT GGCTACGGATTGCTTGCATTGCAAGCCTACGTTCCATCACTCCATCCACCAACTTGCAACATTGAAGCCAAATCAAGTAATTGCAAAGAGGCCCATGGTTGGAACGCTACACTGTTTTACACAGCCCTGTATATCAGTGCATTTGGTGAAGGTTGCATCCGTGCTTGCTTGCCATCTCTTGGAGCAGACCAGTTTGACCATGAAGATCCCTCCGAGTCCCACCAACAGTCCAGCTTCTTTAACTGGTTCACCTTTGGGATCTCCTTTGGAGGTTTTGTGGGGCTAATTTTCATTGTGTGGCTTGAGAACTACAAGGGGTGGGACATTGGACTTGGCCTGTCTGCTATCCTAATTCTGCTTGGGTTGCTTGTGTTTGCGGCTGGCCTCCCTTTTTACCGCAACCAAGTACCTGAAGGAAGCCCTCTAACTCGAATCCTGCAG GTTCTTGTGGTTGCATTGAGAAATAAGAGGTTTGGACTGCCTGAGGAGCTGGAAGAAGCACACGAAAGCAGTGCTGAGCGAGGCTCTACTAAAGCACTCTCCCAAACAAATAGCCTCAA ATTCCTCGATAAAGCTTGCATTAACCATGGCAAAGAAGGAGCCTGGTCACTTTGCAGTGTGACGAAGGTGGAGGAGACGAAGACTGTGCTCCGTATGCTTCCTCTGTTTGTCAGCTCCATGATCGGATATGTATCAAACCCTATCATCTTCACATTCACCGTGCAGCAAGGTGGCATGACAAACACAAGGCTGGGCAAGATCCATGTTTCCCCCGCGACACTCTTCATCATCCCCATCACCTTCCAAATGGTAATGCTTGCCATCTATGACCGGTTCATTGTGCCGTTCTTGCGCAGGCGCACAGGCTATGCCAGTGGCATCACTCATTTGCAGCGCATCGGCATAGGTTTTGCCTCCATGATACTTGCATCAGTCATCGCAGcagtagttgagagaaagagaaaaGAAGCTGCAGTGCAGATGTCCCTGTTCTGGCTTGCGCCTCAGTTCTTCCTGCTGGGCGTGTCGGACGTGACTTCTTTTCCTGGGCTCCTTGAGTTCTTTAACAGTGAGGCACCACGGGGCATGAAGTCCATTGCCACAGCCTTGTTCTGGTGTGAGATAGGGCTTGCTTCATTGCTGGCCACCTTCCTGGTGCAAGCAGTGAACAGCATCACGAGGCATGGGCAACACGGGGGGTGGCTCGAGGGTTCAAGCTTGGACAGCAGCCATCTTGACCTGTTCTACTGGGTTGTGGCTGTTGTCGGTTTGCTTGGTTTCCTTAACTACTTGTACTGGGCAAAGAAGTACGTCTACCGCCAGGATACACGCATCGTTGATGAGCCATCAGTCGATCAAGATTCACATTGA
- the LOC136495263 gene encoding protein NRT1/ PTR FAMILY 4.6-like, which translates to MEGEEVYVDWRGNAVDERRHGGIRATLFLYVLFMLRSCSNSSNFSMVGYLHGMLHLDIVTSSIVISYLGGTVMISAALMNFISDACIKRTTTIFVFGPCVVLGYMLLALQAHFLSLHPEICAIDKEPNNCEAAQGWNLTLLYLSLLMFAIGEGYMRACIPSLGGDQFSNSDPKKSQLQSVFLTRLKFANSLGAIIGLAFLVWIKNNLGWNIGFMMCTLIVLVGLLVAASGYPFYCTQKPIGSPLTRTLQVLIISSNKKSTANVDVIELQESNTQDHIFKSGTSQADETRVLVQMLPIFISCFLIYLPFTLLMTLSIQVGRAMDKGAGVIQIPSASLIAIPTAFHMLMQPCYSRILTLLLRTTTGHEHGVTPLQRIGAGSACGIAAACVATLVEARRLNVAEQHGLTSIGAGVPMSVFWLVIQFFLLSIMDIASFGGLIEFIESEAPSTMKLIAPAVQSCIAGFSAWSCSAFIQLVNRMTRSGDGGGGWLDGTNFNKTRLDHFFLLLGAFEVLALINYTFWARRYARKLRISTVETHEDDTRN; encoded by the exons TTTTGTTCATGCTAAGAAGCTGCTCTAATAGCTCAAACTTTAGTATGGTGGGCTATTTGCATGGCATGTTGCATCTGGATATTGTGACCTCATCAATAGTGATAAGCTACCTAGGTGGCACCGTGATGATATCTGCTGCTCTGATGAATTTCATCTCTGATGCGTGTATCAAACGAACCACTACTATATTTGTATTTGGCCCTTGTGTGGTCCTG GGTTATATGTTGCTAGCACTACAAGCCCATTTTCTTTCACTTCATCCTGAAATTTGTGCCATAGACAAAGAGCCAAACAACTGTGAGGCAGCTCAAGGTTGGAATTTGACATTGCTCTACTTGAGCTTGTTAATGTTTGCTATTGGGGAAGGCTACATGCGTGCTTGCATACCATCCCTTGGTGGAGATCAATTCAGCAATAGTGACCCAAAGAAATCACAGCTCCAGAGTGTGTTCTTGACCAGGCTTAAGTTTGCAAACTCTCTTGGAGCGATAATTGGATTGGCCTTCTTAGTGTGGATTAAGAATAACTTGGGTTGGAACATTGGATTTATGATGTGTACTCTTATTGTTCTTGTAGGGCTGCTTGTGGCAGCCAGTGGATATCCTTTCTATTGCACGCAAAAGCCTATTGGAAGTCCTCTAACTAGAACATTGCAG GTTCTTATCATTTCATCAAATAAGAAGTCAACTGCCAATGTAGATGTTATTGAGCTACAAGAAAGCAACACACAAGATCATATTTTCAAATCTGG AACCAGTCAAGCTGATGAAACTAGAGTCCTCGTTCAGAtgcttccaatcttcatcagttGCTTTCTCATCTACTTGCCATTCACACTACTAATGACATTATCCATACAAGTTGGTCGTGCAATGGACAAAGGCGCAGGCGTGATCCAGATACCCTCTGCCTCTCTCATTGCAATCCCAACAGCATTCCACATGCTGATGCAACCATGCTACAGCAGAATCTTGACACTGCTGCTGAGAACAACCACAGGACATGAGCATGGGGTCACCCCACTGCAGCGTATCGGTGCTGGATCAGCTTGTGGGATCGCTGCGGCATGCGTCGCCACATTAGTAGAAGCAAGAAGATTGAACGTTGCAGAGCAACACGGGTTAACATCGATAGGAGCTGGTGTGCCAATGTCTGTCTTTTGGCTGGTAATCCAGTTCTTCCTGCTAAGCATCATGGACATAGCATCCTTTGGCGGACTAATTGAGTTCATCGAGAGTGAGGCGCCTTCGACAATGAAGCTGATTGCACCAGCAGTACAGTCATGTATAGCTGGATTTTCTGCCTGGTCATGCAGCGCCTTCATTCAGCTTGTAAACAGAATGACAAGGAGTGGGGATGGTGGTGGAGGATGGCTGGACGGAACAAATTTCAACAAAACACGCCTTGATCACTTCTTTTTGTTGCTGGGAGCCTTCGAGGTCTTGGCCTTGATCAATTACACTTTCTGGGCCAGGAGATATGCTAGGAAGCTACGAATCAGTACTGTCGAAACACATGAGGACGACACAAGAAATTAA